Genomic window (Candidatus Glassbacteria bacterium):
GAAGTCAAAAGCTTTTGATGAATTGTTATCAAAACAGAGACAAGCTCGGTTAAGCGGATGAAGATATCTTTCGACGGACCGTTACACAACATATGACTTAGAACATTGTGCATCTGCGCTCGATAGGTTGCCCGGAATAAGAAAACCCGCAGCTTGAAACACAGCTTACGGGTTGTTCAAGGATCGGCAAATTGACAAGAATTGGCAAGCTTCTTCAGAAGACAAGCGGTTTTTTTGTCAGACTTTGCTCTAAGTCCTTGCTATATATGGTGCCCCTAGCGCGACTCGAACACGCGGCACGCGGTTTAGGAAACCGCTGCTCTATCCACCTGAGCTATAGGGGCTGATTATTCGCTCTTTTGGGGTGATGAATATACGTGAACGTCCAGGCGATGGCAAGATTTGCACTCCTCGCCACCCGATGACATCTCCCTGTCTTTGACATGCCCGTCGTCTCGGTTGTATCTTTGCTATCTCTGTCAGCAATCATCGGTTAAGAACGACGATACGGAGCAACTTGTTGCGCGGATTTTTCCCACTCCCGTTCGATTCGCTGTATTCCTCCCTGTGCGGCACTGACCGCTGGGTGCTGCTGGATTGCTCTCTCCAGGACCGGACCAACCGCTTCAGCTACCTCTTTACAGAACCTGAACAGGTGATTGCCACGCGGGATTACAAAGAGGTGATCGCCGCGCTCGATGAGCTTGACAGGGCGGTATCGGGCGGAATGTGGGCGGCCGGCGCGGTGAGCTACGAGGCCGGCTACGGGGTCGAGGGTAAACTGTTGCACCTGGCGCCTCCTCAGCCGCAATCTCCGCTGGTGTGGTTCGGGCTGTACCGCAGGCCGATGGTGTTCGATCACCGCGCAGGTGAGTGGCTGGGAGAAAAACCGGCTGCCGCAGATAAAGCGCGCAAGCCGGGCTGGTGGGCTGTCAGCGGACTGGAACTGGACGCCGATGAGAGCCGGTTCAGCGCCGATGTCGAGCGGGTCTGGGAATTGATCGCCGCCGGGAGGACCTACCAGGTAAACTACACCCGGCGCTGGAATTTCTCGTTCGACGGCGATCCGCTGGAATTTTATCGGGCTCTGCGGACAGCCCAGCCCGTGCCCTATGGGGCGATGATCAGTGATGGAGACTGGCGGGTGCTTTCGCTGTCGCCGGAGCTGTTTTTCCGCACGGACCGCAGCGGGCTGATCACGACCAGACCGATGAAGGGAACGATCGGGCGCGGACTGGACCTCCGCGGCGATTATCGCCAGGCAGCCCGGCTGCGCTGCGACCGTAAAAACCGCGCGGAGAACCTGATGATTGTCGACCTGCTCCGTAACGACCTCGGCCGGATCTGCCGCACCGGCAGTGTGCGGGTTCCGGATCTGTTCCGGGTCGAGCGGTACCGCAGCCTGCTGCAGATGACCAGCACGGTGGAGGGACAACTGCGAGAGGGAGCAGGGGTGGCAGAGGTAATGGGCAAAATATTTCCCAGCGGATCGGTGACCGGAGCGCCGAAAATCAGCACGATGGAGATTATTGCGGGGCTGGAGGACACCCCGCGCGGAGTTTATACCCGGGGCAATCGGCTACGCCGCGCCGGGCGGGGAGAGCTGTTTCAACGTGGCGATCCGCACGGTGGAACTGAACGGCGGGCGGGGCGTGCTGGGTTCGGGCTGCGGGATCGTGGCCGACAGCAAGGGCGGTGAGGAGTACGCGGAATGCCGTCTCAAGACGAGATTTCTGACCGGGCTGGAAAAGGGGGGCGACGAATTCCGGCTGATCGAGACGATGTTGTGTGAAGACAATCGGATCGCATTGCTGGAGTACCACCTTGACCGCCTGCGTGACTCGGCGCGCTATTTCGACCGCCCGTTCGACCGCGGTCGGGTGCGGCAGGCGGTTGAGCATGAGATTGCGGGCGGAGCAGGCCGGCGCAAGGTCCGTCTGCTGCTGGACAGACTGGGCGAACTGACCGTGGCAAGCGAACCGGTGGAGCCGGTAGCCGGGCCGGTGAGAGTGGCGTTCTGGCCTGAGCCGGTGGACAGCGGCGGAGTGTTTTACCGTCACAAAACCACCCGCCGCGAGTTGTACGACCGGGCATGGAAAATCGCGCGGAAGAAGGGTTTGTTCGACTGCCTGTTTGTCAACGAGCGGGGAGAGGTAACCGAGGGCGCGATCACGAACGTCTATGCCCAGCGGGGGGGAGTGCTCTGCACGCCGCCACTGAGAGCGGGCGTGCTGCCGGGAGTGTATCGCCGATATCTCAAGGCCCGGGGCAGGCAGCCGGTGCGCGACAAGGTATTGACTCGCTCAGATCTGGCCGGAGCCGACAGGCTGTGGGTGAGCAACGCAGTGGCGGGACTGGTGGAGGCGGTGTATGTTGATCGCTGAAATTATTTGGCATAGATTATTTCAACCACATACAAACCAATTCCGGGAGGCTTCATGAGCTATCTTAAAGTTGCGGCAATGACTTCTTTCGCTGCGCTGATGCTGTCGACAGCGGTTCCTGTTGAGGCCTGGAACGAGCACTACACCGCCCTGCAGCATCACATGGAACGAGCCACCGCGGCTCGCACGCAGGACGCGCTGGCCGGGCTGAGCAGCCTTGAAAGTTGGGAGAAAACCCGAAAAGAGATCCAGGCGAAGCTGGAGCACGTGATGGGTTTCGACCGGACCTGGCCCGCTGAGCCGCCACCGGTGACAGTGACCAACACGATCAATCGGGAACAATTCACGGTCGAGTGTCTGGTGGCCGAGACCGCTCCCGGAGTCTATGTTACAGCCAACCTGTACCTTCCCGTCAGCGGCCAAAAACCCTGCCCGGTGATTGTCTATCAGAGCGGCCACTCGACCAATCCGCCGTGGGGTAATAAGACCCGGTTCAAGCACCACGGCGCATGGTTTGCCTCGCGCGGGATCGCCGTGCTGATCATGGACACGATCGAGATGGGCGAGTTGAACGTGACCCATCACGGGCTGTATTACAACCGCTGGTACCACCTGATCAGCCGGGGATACAGCCCGCTGGCGGTGGAGGTGTATAACGCCCGCCGGATGATCGACTACCTGCTCACCCGCGCCGAGATCGACCCCGACCGGATCGGGGCAACCGGGATTTCCGGCGGCGGAGTGACCACGTTCTTCCTGACCGCTCTCGACCAGCGGGTGGCAGCGGGCGCGCCGGTTAGCGGCGTGTGCAGCTCTTCCGGGCATATCGAGGACCGGCTGGCGGTGCTGCACTGCGACTGCATGTACCCGATGAACTCTTACGGGCTGACTTATATCGAGATGGGCGCCCTGGCCGCGCCGCGGCCGATGCTGCTGTGCAACGCCGAAAGCGATCCTTTGTTCCCGATGCCGTATTTCAGCCAGCTCGCCGACGGGATGCGCCAGGTCTATGAACTCTATGGCGCGGGGGATAAAATA
Coding sequences:
- a CDS encoding aminodeoxychorismate synthase component I (catalyzes the formation of 4-amino-4-deoxychorismate from chorismate and glutamine), yielding MRGFFPLPFDSLYSSLCGTDRWVLLDCSLQDRTNRFSYLFTEPEQVIATRDYKEVIAALDELDRAVSGGMWAAGAVSYEAGYGVEGKLLHLAPPQPQSPLVWFGLYRRPMVFDHRAGEWLGEKPAAADKARKPGWWAVSGLELDADESRFSADVERVWELIAAGRTYQVNYTRRWNFSFDGDPLEFYRALRTAQPVPYGAMISDGDWRVLSLSPELFFRTDRSGLITTRPMKGTIGRGLDLRGDYRQAARLRCDRKNRAENLMIVDLLRNDLGRICRTGSVRVPDLFRVERYRSLLQMTSTVEGQLREGAGVAEVMGKIFPSGSVTGAPKISTMEIIAGLEDTPRGVYTRGNRLRRAGRGELFQRGDPHGGTERRAGRAGFGLRDRGRQQGR